GCGCGTGCTGACCGAGAGAATCGGTCCGGCAGGCGCTCGGTTGCACACGGGTCGCAGCCGCAACGACCAGGTCGCCACCGACGCGCGGCTCTACGCCAAACGCGCCTCAAAGGAACTGGCCGAGGCTGTGCTGGCGTTGCGCCGGGCGCTGGTCTCACTTGCCGAGGAGCATCTCGGCGTCGTGATGCCGGGCTACACGCACCTGCAAAAGGCCCAGCCGGTGCTGTTCAGCCATCACGTGCTCGCGTACTCATGGATGCTCGCGCGCGACCTCACGCGACTGCGCCACGCGCACGAAGCTGCCGACGTGCTGCCGCTGGGCAGTGCCGCCTTGGCTGGCACCACGTACCCGCTCGACCGAGAGTACGTTGCCGCGCGGCTGGGGTTCTCGGCGGTGAGCGACAACTCCATGGATGCGGTCTCGGATCGCGACTTCCTGCTCGACCTAACCTACGCCGCCGCGGTGTGTCAGACCCACCTGTCACGATTGGCCGAGGAGATCATCCTGTGGTCGACCGAGGAGTTCGGGTTCATCACGCTCGACGACGCGTTCTCGACGGGCTCGAGCATCATGCCGCAGAAGAAGAATCCTGACTTCGCCGAGCTCGTGCGGGGCAAGACTGGCCGAGTGCTCGGCGACTTGCAGTCGCTCCTTGTGACGCTCAAGGGTCTGCCGCTCGCGTACAACAAAGACATGCAGGAGGACAAGGAGCCGGTCTTCGACGCGATCGACACGCTCTCGATG
This Coriobacteriia bacterium DNA region includes the following protein-coding sequences:
- the argH gene encoding argininosuccinate lyase; translation: MPEAKTPWGGRFEKTPAKFLAEFGNSLPVDKRMWAEDIRGSIAHARMLAKQGVIAESDADAIESGLSAIYREIKGGTFTWDLGDEDVHMAIERVLTERIGPAGARLHTGRSRNDQVATDARLYAKRASKELAEAVLALRRALVSLAEEHLGVVMPGYTHLQKAQPVLFSHHVLAYSWMLARDLTRLRHAHEAADVLPLGSAALAGTTYPLDREYVAARLGFSAVSDNSMDAVSDRDFLLDLTYAAAVCQTHLSRLAEEIILWSTEEFGFITLDDAFSTGSSIMPQKKNPDFAELVRGKTGRVLGDLQSLLVTLKGLPLAYNKDMQEDKEPVFDAIDTLSMSLQAMEGMLSTLRVNAETMRTGAQGGFMAATDLADYLVGKGMPFREAHEIVGRLVLECEREGRTLQELTPAEFTAHAAQFGVDVTQAVDIDQLVAKRVTVGGTGHEAVRVQLASANDALAADTAWLEGLGE